In bacterium, the genomic window AAGCCGTTCCAGATCGCCAGCCGCGGCATTGCCCGGACCTTTCAGAATATCAGGCTGTTCAACGACCTTTCCGTACTTGATAATGTCCGGATCGCATATCATATGCATGTGAAATATGGTTTTGCGTCGGCGATCTTGCGAAACCGGGTATTCCAGCATGAAGAGAAAAGCATCATTGACCGCGCCCGGGAAGTGCTTTCGATCTTTAATCTTGACAACCGCCGGCATGAAACCGCCCGCAACCTGCCGTACGGAGAACAACGCCGGCTTGAGATCGCACGCGCCCTTGCAACCGATCCCACGCTGCTGCTCCTGGATGAACCAGCGGCCGGCATGAATCCCCAGGAGATCGGAAAACTCATGGAGCTTATCCGGTTCATCAGGGAGCGGTACAAGCTGACGATCCTGCTGATCGAGCATCATATGCGTGTCGTCATGTCCATATGCGAGCGTATTGCAGTCATGGATTTCGGCGAAAAGATCGCCGAAGGAAAGCCGGCTGATGTTCAGTCCGATCCTAAAGTCATCGAAGCCTATCTGGGCGAGGAGTGCTGATCACGCCATGAAAACGAACCGCGGCCGAACGCTGCTTGAGATCAGGAATCTTGACGTGTACTATGACACGATCCATGCGCTCCATTCGATAAGTCTGGAAGTATGCCAGGGCGAGATCGTCGCCCTGATCGGCGCCAACGGGGCCGGTAAAAGTACCACTTTGAAAGCGATCTCGGGGCTGGTCCGTTCACGCGGCGGCGCGGTCGTGTTTG contains:
- a CDS encoding ABC transporter ATP-binding protein, translating into MGSVLQLKNITKYFGGLKAVSGFDLEIEPRALVGLIGPNGAGKTTIFNLITSIYRPEQGDILFKQMSLLDSKPFQIASRGIARTFQNIRLFNDLSVLDNVRIAYHMHVKYGFASAILRNRVFQHEEKSIIDRAREVLSIFNLDNRRHETARNLPYGEQRRLEIARALATDPTLLLLDEPAAGMNPQEIGKLMELIRFIRERYKLTILLIEHHMRVVMSICERIAVMDFGEKIAEGKPADVQSDPKVIEAYLGEEC